The following is a genomic window from Bordetella petrii.
ATCGGCATGCCCCATCAGCGTCACGTTTTCGCGCAGCCGCACCAGCACCAGCACATAGGGCGCCAGCGCGCGCCACCGGGCATCGGGCGCGCGGTGTACTTCGCTGCGGGCGATGACTGTGCCTGCGCCCTCGGCGCGGCGCCAGCGCAATGCCGTGCCGCCGCAAGACGCGCAGGCGTATGGGCGCAAGGCCCACCAGGCGCCGCAGTCGTCACAGCGCTGCAAGTCAAGCGGGTGGCGATCGCGCTCGGGGTGGTTGATCGGGTTCGTGCTCATGCCGCGCCCTCTGCCTGCAGCACCAGGCTGACATGCGCCGACAGCACGCCGCCGTCGGCGTGCACCAGCGCGCGGCGGCGCGGCGCGATCTGGCGTTCGCCGGCGCGGCCCGCCAGCTGGGTGCAGGCCTCGACCACATGAGCCAGGCCGCCCGCCACGCCGGAATGGCCGAACGACAGCAGGCCGCCATGCGTGTTCAGCGGCAGCGGGCCCGTGGCGGCGAAATCGCCGCGCTGCAGGCGCGCCCCCGCGCCGCCGCGCGGCGCATAGCCCAGTTCTTCCAGCAGCATGATCAGGGTGATGGTGAACGAGTCATAGATCGCCAGGTAGTCGATCTGGCTGGCGTCTACCCGCGCTTCGGCCAGGGCGCGGGCGCACGCGCGCGCGGCGCCGGTATCCAGCACGTCGCGCATGGCCGACAGGTGCTGGTGGCGGTGGGCCTGGCCCCCGCCCGTTACCTGCACCGGGCCTTCGTCCACGCTGAGCACCAGGGCCGCCGCGCCATCCGAGATGGGGCAGCAGTCCAGCAAGTGCAGCGGCGTGGCGATGGGGCGCGAGGCCAGCACCTGTTCCACGGTGATGGGTTCGCGCAGGTGCGCATGCGGATGGCCGGCGGCGTTGTGCCGCATCAGCGCGGCGAAGCCCGCCATGGCGTCGCGGCGGGTGCCTGTGTGGTGCATGTAGGCCGACGCCAGCAGGGCGTAATACGCGGGCACCGAGGCGCCGTTGGGCACTTCGGTATCCGCCTCGCCCACCTGCGCCAGCGTCTGGATAGAGGTATCGACGGCCTGGCCGGTCAGGCGGTTTTCGCCGGCCACCACCAGGATGCGCCGGCAGGTGCCGGCGCGCAACAGTTCGCGCGCCAGCATGACCATGGCCGCGCCAGTGGCCCCGCCCATCTGCATGCCGTGCGCATAGCACGGGTCCAGGCCCAGCTTTTCACTGAGCAGCGTGCCCAGCATCAAGTGCGGAAACGTGGTGGCATAGCCGCACAGCACGCCGTCGATATCGGCGCGCGCCAGGCCCGATTGCGCCAGCGCGCGGTTGGCCGCCTCGGCCATCAGGTCCAGCGCGCTCATGCCTTCATGGCGGCCGAAGCGCGTGGTGGCGGCAGCCTGCACATAGGCGCGCCGGCAATCGCCGTTACGCATGGGGCAGCCACGCGCGTTCGATTTCGCGTGCCTCGTGTGACAGTGCCTGCGCCAACTCCTGTTCGCGCGATTCAATGCGTTCGTTCAGCGCGGCCACGCTCAGCGCCGCGATCGCCCGTCCGCTGGGCCCGCGCACCGCCACGCCCAGGCCGCCCATCTTTTCCACTACCACGTCCAGCAGCATGGCGTGCCCCAGCGCGCGGGCGCGCTGCGTGGCCAGATCCAGGTCGCGCTCGGGATAGCGCGGGTACTTGATCGCCAGTCGCTGGCGCACCATGGGCAGCACCGCGCGGGACTCGGATTCGTCCAGCGTCGACAGCAAGGCCAGGCTGCCGGCCCCCACGCCCAGCGGCCGGCGGCTGCCCACCTCGAGGTAGTTGGCGCGGATCGGGTAGTCGCCGAAGCACAGGTCCAGGCAGACGGATTCCCAGCCCATCGGCAGCGACAGGATGACCGTGTCGCCGAAGCGGCGCGCCAGCCGGATCAGGGCGGGCCGCGCCAGCGCCCGCACGTCCAGCCCATCGACCATGGCATGGTGCATGGCGTACACCTGCGGGCCCAGCATGTAATGCTTGCTGACCGGGTCGCGCTCGACAAAGCCCTCGGCTTCCAGGTCTTTCAGGATGCGCCGCGCCGTGGAAATATCCAGCGCGGCGCTCTGCGCGATGTCGGTCAGCCGGTGCACGCGCCGGTCGGACAGGCTGGCCAGCACGCGGCAAGTCTTCTTCGTGGCGGAAACAGTGGTGACGTCTGGCGTTGGCATGGAAGTGGCCGGGCCCGGTTTTGAGAACACGGCCACAAGATAGAAAGGTGGGGCGGCGGCGGTAAAGTTGCAGCGCAACAAATTTTCGCCCAGCGACAATGCGCGGGCGCTGCGGGCCGCGCCAGCCTCGTTTGCCGGGCTGGCGCGCCCTCCGCGAGGGGCGCTAGGCGCCGATCGCCACCAGCTCGGCCCCTTCGGCCACCTGGTCGCCCACCGCGTAGAACACTTCCTGCACCTTGCCGTCGGCGGGCGCGGAAATGGTGTGTTCCATCTTCATGGCTTCCATGACCAGCAGCGGCTGGCCCCGAGAAACGCTGTCGCCGGCCCGCACCGCGATGGAGATGATCTTGCCCGGCATGGGGGCGGTCAGCCCGCCAGCGTGGTCGGCCTGGTCGTCCTGCGCATGGGCCAGCGCGTCGTGCAGGACCAGCACTTGGGTGCGGCCTTCGCGGAACACGTAGGCCTTGTCGTCGTGCAGCACGACGGTGCCGGCGCTTTCGCGGCCGTCCAGCACGATGCGCAGGCCGTAGGCCAGGTTCGGGTTGGCGCTGGCGTTCGACCGCCACGAAAAGGCCTGGGGCGCGCCGGCGCAGGCCAGCGTCCAGGCCTTTCCGTCGCGCGCTACCGTCACGTCGCGCAGGGTGTCGCCATCCTGCCATTGCACGGCCTGCGCATAGCGCTCGCCCAGTCGCCAGCCATCGCGCACGTCCCAGGGATCGGTGGCCGGCTTGGCGGCCTGGCTGCCGGACTGCGCCAGGCCCTGGCGCACCAGCACCGCCGCCGTGGCCAGCGCCAGCGCGGTCGTATCGGCGGCGGCCGGCGGCGGCAGCAGGGTCTGGCGGCGGCGCTCGATCAGCCCGGTATCGAGGTCGGCCGCGGCGAACGCGTCATCTTGCATCAGCCGGGTCAGGAAGGCCACGTTGGTCTGTACGCCCACCGCATGGGTGTGCGCCAATGCCTGGATCATGCGCGCGCGGGCCTGGTCGCGGTCGGCGCCGTGCACGATCAGCTTGGCGATCATGGGGTCGTAGTAGGGCGTGATGGCGTCGCCCATGCGCACGCCGCCGTCGACGCGCACCTCGCCGTTGGCGAAGGCCGCGTGGGGCGGCAGTTCCAGGTAGGCCAGGCGGCCGATCGACGGCAGGAAGCCCTTGTCGGGGTTCTCGGCGTAGATGCGCGCCTCGATGGCATGGCCGTGAATACGCAGGTCTTGCTGGGCGGCCGGCAGCGGCTGCCCGGCCGCCACGCGCAGCTGCCATTCCACCAGGTCGTGGCCGGTGATCATTTCCGTGACCGGGTGTTCGACCTGCAGGCGCGTGTTCATTTCCATGAAATAGAAGCGGCCATCGGGCTCGGCAATGAATTCCACCGTGCCGGCGCCCACGTAGCCGACCGCGCGCGCCGCCGCCACGGCGGCTTCGCCCATGGCCTGGCGCCGTTCGGGGGTCATGCCGGGAGCCGGCGCTTCTTCAATGACCTTCTGGTGGCGCCGCTGCACCGAGCAGTCGCGCTCGAACAGGTACACGCAATTGCCGTGCGTGTCGGCGAATACCTGGATCTCAATGTGGCGCGGCTTTTGCAGATAGCGTTCGATCAGCACGCGGTCGTCGCCGAAACTGGACGCGGCCTCGCGCTGGCACGAGGCCAGCGCTTCCAGGAAAGCATCGGCCGACTCCACCACCCGCATGCCTTTGCCGCCGCCGCCCGCGCTGGCCTTGATGAGCACCGGGTAACCGATGGCATCGGCCTGGGTCTTCAGGAACTGCGGATCCTGGTTGTCGCCGTGGTAGCCCGGCACCAGCGGCACGCCGGCTTTTTCCATCAGCGCCTTGGCCGCCGACTTGCTGCCCATGGCGGCAATGGCCGAGGCCGGCGGCCCCACGAAGGCGATGCCGGCATCGGCGGCGGCCTGCGCGAAGGCTTCGTTTTCGGACAGGAAACCGTAGCCCGGGTGGATCGCCTGCGCACCGGTGTCGCGCGCGGCCTGCAGGATGGCGTCGGCGCGCAGGTAGCTGGCGCGCGGCTCGGGGCCGCCGATGTGCACGGCCACGTCGCAGGCCGCGACATGGCGCGCGCCCGCATCGGCGTCGGAATACACGGCCACCGTACGGATGCCCAGGCGGCGGGCTGTGGCGGCGACGCGGCAGGCGATTTCACCGCGGTTGGCGATCAGCAGAGTATCGAACATGTGTGTCATCCAGAGAGGGGCCGCCGGCCCCTACATGCGGAACACGCCGAAGCGCGTGTCTTCGATGGGCGCATTGAGCGCGGCCGACAGCGCCAGGCCCAGCACGCGGCGCGTGTCGGCCGGCACGATGATGCCGTCGTCCCACAGGCGCGCCGTGGCGTAGTACGGGTGGCCCTCGTGCTCGTACTGGGCGCGGATGGGCGCCTTGAAGGCTTCTTCTTCTTCGGCCGACCACTGCCCGCCCTTGGCCTGGATGCCGTCGCGCCGCACGGTGGCCAGCACGCTGGCGGCCTGTTCGCCGCCCATGACGGAAATGCGGGCGTTGGGCCACATGAACAGCAGGCGCGGCGAGTACGCGCGCCCGCACATGCCGTAGTTGCCGGCGCCGAACGAGCCGCCGATCAGCACGGTGAACTTGGGCACGTTGGCGGTAGCCACCGCGGTCACCATCTTGGCGCCGTGGCGGGCGATGCCTTCGTTTTCGTACTTGCGGCCCACCATGAAGCCGGTAATGTTCTGCAGGAAAACCAGCGGAATCTTGCGCTGCGCGCACAGCTCGATGAAGTGCGCGCCTTTCTGCGCCGATTCCGAAAACAGGATGCCGTTGTTGGCCACGATGCCCACCGGCATGCCGTGGATGTGCGCGAAGCCGGTGACCAGGGTGGTGCCGAAGCGCGCCTTGAATTCATCGAAATCCGAGCCGTCGACGATGCGGGCGATGATCTCGCGCACGTCGTACGGCTTGCGCGTGTCGGCGGGAATGATGCCGTTGAGCTCGGCCGGGTCGTAGCGCGGTTCGCGCACCGGCGCCAGCGCCAGTTGCGCGGGCTTGCGCAGGTTCAGGCGCGCCACCGCGTTGCGCGCCAGCTGCAGCGCGTGCAGGTCATTGGCGGCCAGGTGATCGGCCACGCCGGACAGGCGCGTGTGCACGTCGCCGCCGCCCAGGTCTTCGGCGCTGACTTCCTCGCCGGTGGCGGCCTTCACCAGCGGCGGGCCGCCCAGAAAGATGGTGCCCTGGTTGCGCACGATGATGGACTCATCGCTCATGGCCGGCACATACGCGCCGCCGGCCGTGCACGAACCCATTACCACCGCGATCTGCGCGATGCCTTGCGCCGACATGACGGCCTGGTTGTAGAAGATGCGGCCGAAGTGGTCGCGGTCGGGAAAAACCTCGTCTTGCTGCGGCAGGTTGGCGCCGCCCGAATCCACCAGGTACACGCACGGCAGGCGGTTCTGCGCGGCGATTTCCTGCGCCCGCAAGTGTTTCTTGACGGTCATGGGGTAGTAGGTGCCCCCCTTGACCGTGGCATCGTTGCAGACGATGACGCATTCG
Proteins encoded in this region:
- a CDS encoding carboxyl transferase domain-containing protein; translated protein: MPTIESRINPRSQDYADNARAMQAQLDDLARQLAQTALGGSESARAKHVARGKLLPRDRVERLIDPGSPFLELSPMAAHGMYDGAAPGAGVITGIGRISGTECVIVCNDATVKGGTYYPMTVKKHLRAQEIAAQNRLPCVYLVDSGGANLPQQDEVFPDRDHFGRIFYNQAVMSAQGIAQIAVVMGSCTAGGAYVPAMSDESIIVRNQGTIFLGGPPLVKAATGEEVSAEDLGGGDVHTRLSGVADHLAANDLHALQLARNAVARLNLRKPAQLALAPVREPRYDPAELNGIIPADTRKPYDVREIIARIVDGSDFDEFKARFGTTLVTGFAHIHGMPVGIVANNGILFSESAQKGAHFIELCAQRKIPLVFLQNITGFMVGRKYENEGIARHGAKMVTAVATANVPKFTVLIGGSFGAGNYGMCGRAYSPRLLFMWPNARISVMGGEQAASVLATVRRDGIQAKGGQWSAEEEEAFKAPIRAQYEHEGHPYYATARLWDDGIIVPADTRRVLGLALSAALNAPIEDTRFGVFRM
- a CDS encoding IclR family transcriptional regulator; amino-acid sequence: MPTPDVTTVSATKKTCRVLASLSDRRVHRLTDIAQSAALDISTARRILKDLEAEGFVERDPVSKHYMLGPQVYAMHHAMVDGLDVRALARPALIRLARRFGDTVILSLPMGWESVCLDLCFGDYPIRANYLEVGSRRPLGVGAGSLALLSTLDESESRAVLPMVRQRLAIKYPRYPERDLDLATQRARALGHAMLLDVVVEKMGGLGVAVRGPSGRAIAALSVAALNERIESREQELAQALSHEAREIERAWLPHA
- a CDS encoding Zn-ribbon domain-containing OB-fold protein; the protein is MSTNPINHPERDRHPLDLQRCDDCGAWWALRPYACASCGGTALRWRRAEGAGTVIARSEVHRAPDARWRALAPYVLVLVRLRENVTLMGHADAGIAIGQAVSGRAAELNGHVLLTFEACRPP
- a CDS encoding thiolase family protein translates to MRNGDCRRAYVQAAATTRFGRHEGMSALDLMAEAANRALAQSGLARADIDGVLCGYATTFPHLMLGTLLSEKLGLDPCYAHGMQMGGATGAAMVMLARELLRAGTCRRILVVAGENRLTGQAVDTSIQTLAQVGEADTEVPNGASVPAYYALLASAYMHHTGTRRDAMAGFAALMRHNAAGHPHAHLREPITVEQVLASRPIATPLHLLDCCPISDGAAALVLSVDEGPVQVTGGGQAHRHQHLSAMRDVLDTGAARACARALAEARVDASQIDYLAIYDSFTITLIMLLEELGYAPRGGAGARLQRGDFAATGPLPLNTHGGLLSFGHSGVAGGLAHVVEACTQLAGRAGERQIAPRRRALVHADGGVLSAHVSLVLQAEGAA
- a CDS encoding acetyl/propionyl/methylcrotonyl-CoA carboxylase subunit alpha; this translates as MFDTLLIANRGEIACRVAATARRLGIRTVAVYSDADAGARHVAACDVAVHIGGPEPRASYLRADAILQAARDTGAQAIHPGYGFLSENEAFAQAAADAGIAFVGPPASAIAAMGSKSAAKALMEKAGVPLVPGYHGDNQDPQFLKTQADAIGYPVLIKASAGGGGKGMRVVESADAFLEALASCQREAASSFGDDRVLIERYLQKPRHIEIQVFADTHGNCVYLFERDCSVQRRHQKVIEEAPAPGMTPERRQAMGEAAVAAARAVGYVGAGTVEFIAEPDGRFYFMEMNTRLQVEHPVTEMITGHDLVEWQLRVAAGQPLPAAQQDLRIHGHAIEARIYAENPDKGFLPSIGRLAYLELPPHAAFANGEVRVDGGVRMGDAITPYYDPMIAKLIVHGADRDQARARMIQALAHTHAVGVQTNVAFLTRLMQDDAFAAADLDTGLIERRRQTLLPPPAAADTTALALATAAVLVRQGLAQSGSQAAKPATDPWDVRDGWRLGERYAQAVQWQDGDTLRDVTVARDGKAWTLACAGAPQAFSWRSNASANPNLAYGLRIVLDGRESAGTVVLHDDKAYVFREGRTQVLVLHDALAHAQDDQADHAGGLTAPMPGKIISIAVRAGDSVSRGQPLLVMEAMKMEHTISAPADGKVQEVFYAVGDQVAEGAELVAIGA